A single region of the Pontibacter kalidii genome encodes:
- a CDS encoding dihydrofolate reductase family protein, producing the protein MKQIILDLAVSLDGFIEGPNGEIDWCILDDDMDFEGFLSSIDTIFYGRVSYDMWGSYKPEADASETEKSLWASVHAKKKVVFSSQERQDHDVTFITSRIPEKVAEFKQQSGKDIWLYGGAKLITTFNQLGLIDIYRISVHPIVLGTGKPLFQNLTERINLKLKEVNKFRSGVVQLIYEHKR; encoded by the coding sequence ATGAAGCAGATAATTTTAGATCTGGCGGTTAGCCTCGACGGATTTATTGAAGGGCCAAATGGAGAGATTGACTGGTGTATCCTGGACGATGACATGGACTTCGAAGGCTTTCTTTCAAGTATAGATACCATTTTCTACGGCAGGGTCAGCTATGATATGTGGGGAAGCTACAAACCCGAAGCAGACGCAAGCGAAACGGAAAAATCGCTATGGGCAAGTGTTCATGCCAAAAAGAAAGTCGTATTCTCCAGCCAGGAGCGGCAGGATCATGACGTTACTTTTATCACTTCTAGGATCCCTGAAAAAGTTGCTGAGTTCAAACAGCAGAGTGGCAAGGATATCTGGTTATATGGCGGAGCAAAGCTTATCACAACGTTCAACCAGCTTGGACTGATCGATATCTACCGCATTTCCGTTCATCCAATTGTGTTAGGAACCGGCAAACCCCTTTTCCAAAACCTCACTGAACGAATAAACCTCAAACTAAAAGAAGTGAATAAATTCAGGTCCGGAGTGGTGCAACTTATCTATGAGCATAAAAGATAA
- a CDS encoding sigma-54-dependent transcriptional regulator, translating into MEEQNLGRILVIDDNEDVLFSAKMLLKHHAREVVMEKNPKKIPFLLSNEEFDLILLDMNFSQDITSGQEGFYWLREILKYDPSAVVVMITAYGDVEMAVRALKEGATDFVLKPWQNEKLIATLSSAARLRHSYKEVSQLKAVNRALSSQLSTGKDIIQGESNAMRQLFSIIDKVAKTDADVLLLGENGTGKEVIARTIHESSSRSDKVFVTVDMGAITESLFESELFGHKKGAFTDAKEDRIGRIEAASGGTLFLDEIGNLSPAMQAKLLTVLQRREIIRVGTNKPIPVDVRLICATNMPLKEMVQRGEFRQDLLYRINTVELHLPPLRERLEDVALFASHFLQEYAQKYKQPVKRLGESALARLRRYSWPGNVRELQHALERASIMSDNRELQAEDFFFLAEEQTPAAPAVTAQTLDLDDLEREAVQRALQKHEGNISKAAKELGLSRGALYRRLEKYEL; encoded by the coding sequence ATGGAAGAACAAAATCTGGGACGCATTCTGGTAATAGACGATAACGAGGACGTGCTGTTCTCGGCCAAGATGCTCCTGAAGCACCATGCCAGGGAAGTGGTGATGGAGAAAAACCCGAAGAAGATTCCGTTCCTGCTCTCCAACGAGGAGTTCGACCTGATCCTGCTCGACATGAACTTCAGCCAGGATATTACGAGCGGCCAGGAGGGGTTCTACTGGCTCAGGGAAATCCTGAAGTATGACCCCTCGGCAGTGGTGGTGATGATAACCGCATACGGTGATGTGGAGATGGCCGTGCGGGCGCTCAAGGAGGGAGCCACCGACTTTGTGCTGAAGCCCTGGCAGAACGAGAAGCTGATCGCCACGTTGTCATCTGCTGCCAGACTGCGCCACTCCTACAAAGAAGTAAGCCAACTGAAAGCGGTTAACCGTGCCCTCAGTTCACAGCTCAGCACCGGCAAAGACATTATCCAGGGCGAGAGTAATGCCATGCGCCAGCTTTTCTCCATCATCGATAAAGTGGCCAAAACGGATGCCGATGTACTTTTGCTGGGCGAGAACGGCACCGGCAAAGAAGTCATCGCCCGCACCATTCACGAAAGCTCCTCCCGTTCCGACAAAGTATTCGTAACTGTGGACATGGGTGCTATCACCGAATCGTTGTTCGAGAGTGAGTTGTTCGGCCATAAAAAGGGCGCTTTTACCGATGCCAAGGAAGACCGGATCGGCAGGATAGAGGCGGCCAGCGGCGGCACCCTTTTTCTGGATGAGATCGGTAACCTTTCGCCGGCCATGCAGGCCAAACTGCTCACGGTATTGCAACGGCGCGAGATCATCCGGGTGGGTACCAACAAGCCCATTCCTGTAGACGTGCGGCTGATCTGCGCCACCAACATGCCGCTGAAGGAGATGGTGCAGCGCGGGGAGTTCCGGCAGGATTTACTTTACCGCATCAATACCGTGGAACTGCACCTGCCGCCCCTGCGCGAGCGCCTGGAGGACGTGGCGCTTTTTGCCTCCCATTTTCTGCAGGAGTACGCTCAGAAGTATAAACAACCTGTCAAGCGCCTGGGCGAATCGGCGCTGGCCCGCTTGCGCCGCTACAGCTGGCCCGGCAACGTGCGCGAGCTGCAGCATGCGCTGGAGCGGGCCTCGATTATGAGCGACAACCGCGAGCTGCAGGCCGAGGATTTCTTCTTTCTGGCCGAGGAGCAAACTCCTGCTGCGCCAGCCGTTACCGCCCAAACCCTGGACCTGGATGACCTGGAGCGGGAGGCGGTGCAGCGGGCTCTGCAGAAGCATGAGGGCAACATCTCCAAAGCAGCCAAGGAGCTGGGCCTTAGCCGGGGGGCGCTGTACCGAAGACTCGAGAAGTATGAGCTATAG
- a CDS encoding alpha/beta hydrolase translates to MNRILLLLILTFSAPLTFGQVSRPEKKDSSKPFILGLIDEVHSKELGEKRILNIYLPEGYSKKDTVRYPVIYLLDGSADEDFIHVVGLVQFNSFEWINQVPKSIVVGIATVDRRRDFTFPTSIEEDQKRYPTTGHSDKFITFLETELQPFIEKKYKTNSSKTIIGQSLGGLLTAEILFKKPTLFNKYVIISPSLWWDNGSLLDHKLKFLEGGITQQTDVYIGVGKEGLTPTAIPRVMEVDANLLAEKLKETKSKSINVYFDYLPQVDHATIMHQAVSNSFRLLYPKVRKE, encoded by the coding sequence ATGAACAGAATCCTTTTACTTCTAATTCTAACCTTCTCTGCGCCGCTAACCTTTGGTCAGGTAAGCAGGCCGGAAAAGAAAGACAGCAGCAAGCCTTTTATACTTGGACTGATTGATGAAGTTCACTCAAAGGAACTTGGCGAAAAAAGAATTTTAAATATTTACCTTCCCGAAGGATATAGCAAGAAAGATACGGTACGATATCCTGTTATTTATCTTCTTGACGGTTCGGCAGACGAGGATTTTATTCATGTAGTTGGCCTCGTGCAATTCAACAGTTTTGAATGGATAAACCAGGTTCCGAAATCTATAGTTGTTGGCATCGCCACTGTCGATAGGAGAAGAGACTTCACATTCCCGACTAGCATAGAGGAAGATCAAAAGCGATATCCCACAACAGGCCATTCCGATAAATTTATCACGTTTTTAGAAACAGAACTGCAGCCATTTATAGAGAAGAAATATAAAACGAACAGTTCTAAGACGATAATCGGGCAATCATTAGGCGGGCTTTTAACGGCAGAGATTTTATTTAAGAAGCCGACTTTATTCAACAAGTACGTTATCATCAGTCCGAGTCTGTGGTGGGACAATGGCTCTTTGCTTGATCATAAACTCAAGTTTCTGGAAGGCGGCATTACCCAACAAACCGATGTTTATATTGGCGTAGGAAAGGAAGGGCTTACACCAACTGCTATTCCCAGAGTAATGGAAGTAGATGCAAATTTACTGGCAGAAAAACTAAAAGAAACAAAAAGCAAAAGCATAAACGTGTACTTTGACTACTTGCCTCAGGTAGACCATGCCACCATCATGCATCAAGCTGTTTCCAATTCGTTTAGATTACTATACCCGAAGGTGCGCAAAGAATAA
- a CDS encoding type IX secretion system plug protein — translation MLKRLTYTYLIAGALAVGTVACVPIEQQVQSSSATQSQLRYEDFVYDESIQSVQAYVATGFEEEVLEPPVVPINQTKPIILEFDRLNAAPNRLQARLVHCDANWKPSSLSDTQFLNEFNEFFITDAQNSVNTRVNYVHYKFRVPRVKLSGNYLLVVQEEGGKLLLTQRFMVYQELVTVASKLGASLGPQGRETRQPVEFNVFYADYDLVNPAAEVKAVMRQNYRWDTAKRLARPTYIHDAQRRLEYVFFDPKELFKGHSEFRAFDTRSLNYKGIGVDNIDLQQNPAVVFLQTDQSRSGLAYSQDPDINGKRIFGNRQYGNGDVNGDYTWVDFELQVSDKVPGEVYLQGDLTNWRQSEEAKLTYDAERQVYTGRMLLKQGYYNYYYTLKSGTAAPDDSYFEGSHFETGNDYDILIYYRPPGSRADLLIGYDRLYFNRK, via the coding sequence ATGCTGAAAAGATTAACTTATACTTACCTGATTGCCGGTGCGCTGGCAGTTGGCACCGTGGCCTGTGTTCCGATAGAGCAGCAGGTGCAGAGCAGTAGCGCTACACAATCGCAGTTGCGCTATGAGGATTTCGTGTACGACGAAAGTATACAGTCGGTGCAGGCCTATGTGGCCACCGGTTTTGAGGAGGAGGTGCTGGAGCCGCCTGTTGTTCCCATCAATCAGACCAAACCTATCATACTTGAGTTTGACCGCCTGAACGCCGCACCCAACCGCCTGCAGGCCAGGCTCGTTCACTGCGACGCCAACTGGAAACCCTCCTCCCTCAGCGATACGCAGTTCCTCAACGAGTTTAACGAATTCTTTATTACCGATGCGCAGAACTCGGTGAACACCCGCGTAAATTATGTGCACTACAAGTTCCGGGTACCGCGCGTAAAACTGAGCGGCAATTACCTGCTGGTGGTGCAGGAGGAGGGAGGAAAGCTCTTGCTCACACAGCGTTTTATGGTGTACCAGGAACTGGTAACAGTGGCGTCCAAACTGGGAGCCTCGCTCGGTCCGCAGGGCCGCGAGACCAGGCAGCCGGTAGAGTTTAACGTGTTTTATGCCGACTACGACCTCGTGAACCCAGCAGCAGAGGTAAAGGCCGTGATGCGCCAGAACTACCGTTGGGACACCGCTAAGCGCCTTGCCCGCCCTACCTACATACATGATGCCCAGCGTAGGCTGGAATACGTATTCTTTGATCCGAAAGAGCTTTTTAAAGGCCACAGCGAATTCCGCGCGTTTGATACCCGCAGCCTGAACTATAAAGGTATAGGGGTAGATAACATTGACCTGCAGCAGAACCCGGCCGTGGTATTCTTACAGACAGACCAGAGCCGCAGCGGCCTTGCCTACAGTCAGGACCCGGACATTAATGGCAAGCGCATTTTCGGCAACCGCCAGTATGGCAACGGCGATGTGAACGGTGATTATACCTGGGTGGACTTTGAACTGCAGGTCTCGGACAAAGTGCCCGGCGAAGTATACCTGCAAGGCGATTTGACCAACTGGCGCCAGTCGGAGGAAGCGAAGTTGACTTATGATGCCGAGCGCCAGGTTTACACTGGCCGCATGCTGTTGAAGCAGGGCTACTATAACTACTATTATACTTTAAAGTCCGGTACAGCGGCACCAGATGACAGCTACTTTGAGGGAAGCCATTTCGAGACCGGCAATGATTACGATATCCTGATCTACTACCGCCCACCCGGCTCCCGCGCCGACCTGCTGATCGGGTATGACCGGTTATACTTTAACAGGAAGTAG
- a CDS encoding ABC transporter permease: protein MLKLYFLTAFRALLRNKSYSLLNIAGLTLGITCSILLFLVIKYELSYDTFHSKADRIYRVTTYFKTEEGEQEHTGIRFPIPKLLRSNDNLGMENTTIIYSEETAQINVLGQDNGVQRRFLEEKPIAFVEPQYFDIFDFETGAIDPRPALAEPNNVVLTQSVADKYFPEGNAIGRLIKFNNIITLKVSAVMPDPPSNSDFPFSMLISYPSFRNYTKFEVDNYNMLTSNFQLFALLPEGASPAAKQAEISSFVQRHREQNKRVAESFVLQPLSDIHFNPELGNFGQRTIAKEIIWSMALVGIFMVLVACINFVNLATAQAVKRAKEVGVRKVLGSSKSQLVLQFIGETFLITLLATLLSVILTELALPYLNSLLELKITFTVLQDPVLLFFLVAEVLLVTLFAGIYPAMILANFQPIAALKSRINTQQVAGLPIRQALVVLQFTICQVLIICTILVNEQMDFFRTKSLGFNKDAVVTILLPNQAGEKIQPLRDELLSNPVVRQVSFSGAPPSSNFTWGSNFAYNNSSEDATFEANLKFADEHYLNLYDIKLAAGRAYTNADSASVMINETMRRKLGIESPADAIGKTMRIGSDFKATIVGVVEDFHQTSLHRPIDPIILFTSKTEYLFLNARVDISQKQEAIAHLEKVWNMAYPDDVFSYEFLDETVANFYQEEARQSKLFKVFSFIAILIGCIGLYGLVAFMATQRTKEVGIRKVMGASVFSIASLFSKEFIKLVLIAFILAAPIAYYIFSLWLEDFTYRISIGYWPFLLAGVATLLIALLTMSTKAIQAALANPVVSLKSE from the coding sequence ATGTTAAAACTGTACTTCCTCACTGCCTTCCGCGCGCTGCTCCGCAACAAGAGCTACAGCCTTCTCAACATTGCGGGCCTCACGCTGGGCATTACCTGCAGCATCCTGCTTTTCCTGGTGATAAAGTATGAGCTGAGTTACGATACCTTCCACAGCAAAGCCGATCGCATTTACCGTGTTACCACTTACTTCAAGACCGAGGAAGGCGAGCAAGAGCATACCGGCATCCGTTTCCCGATTCCGAAGCTGCTCCGTAGCAATGATAACCTGGGCATGGAGAATACGACTATTATTTACAGCGAGGAGACAGCCCAGATCAACGTCCTGGGCCAGGACAACGGGGTGCAACGACGCTTCTTGGAGGAGAAGCCCATTGCCTTTGTGGAGCCACAGTACTTCGATATTTTCGATTTTGAGACAGGCGCCATAGACCCGCGCCCGGCACTGGCAGAACCGAACAACGTAGTGCTGACGCAAAGCGTGGCCGACAAGTATTTTCCGGAGGGGAATGCGATCGGGAGGTTAATCAAGTTTAATAATATTATTACGCTGAAAGTAAGCGCTGTTATGCCCGACCCGCCTTCCAATTCGGACTTCCCTTTTTCCATGCTGATCTCCTACCCTTCGTTCCGAAACTATACGAAGTTTGAGGTCGACAACTACAATATGCTCACCAGCAATTTTCAGCTATTTGCGTTGCTGCCAGAGGGGGCATCCCCAGCGGCCAAACAGGCAGAGATATCAAGTTTCGTGCAGCGCCACCGGGAGCAGAACAAAAGGGTGGCGGAAAGCTTTGTGCTGCAGCCCCTCAGCGATATACACTTTAACCCTGAGTTGGGCAACTTCGGCCAACGCACCATTGCCAAAGAAATTATCTGGTCGATGGCGCTGGTAGGCATTTTCATGGTACTGGTGGCCTGCATCAACTTTGTGAACCTGGCCACCGCACAGGCCGTGAAGCGTGCCAAGGAAGTGGGTGTGCGTAAGGTGCTGGGCAGCAGCAAAAGCCAGCTGGTGCTGCAGTTCATCGGCGAGACCTTCCTGATCACCTTGCTGGCCACCCTGCTGTCGGTTATACTTACGGAGCTTGCCCTGCCCTACCTCAACAGCCTACTGGAGCTGAAAATCACATTTACTGTACTCCAGGACCCGGTGCTGTTGTTTTTCCTGGTAGCGGAAGTACTGCTGGTCACGCTGTTTGCCGGTATTTACCCGGCCATGATCCTGGCAAACTTCCAGCCGATTGCAGCCCTGAAGAGCCGCATCAACACGCAACAGGTGGCAGGCTTGCCCATCCGGCAGGCCCTGGTGGTACTACAGTTCACGATCTGCCAGGTACTCATCATCTGCACCATCCTGGTAAACGAGCAGATGGACTTCTTTAGGACCAAGTCGCTGGGCTTTAACAAAGATGCCGTGGTAACCATTCTACTGCCAAACCAGGCCGGTGAGAAAATACAGCCCCTGCGCGACGAGCTGCTGAGCAACCCTGTCGTGCGCCAGGTGAGTTTCTCAGGCGCTCCGCCATCCTCTAACTTTACCTGGGGCTCCAACTTTGCCTATAACAACTCCAGCGAAGACGCCACATTTGAAGCCAACCTGAAGTTCGCCGATGAGCATTACCTGAACCTGTATGACATTAAACTGGCGGCCGGAAGAGCCTACACCAACGCAGACTCGGCCTCTGTGATGATAAACGAAACTATGCGCCGCAAGCTTGGTATTGAGAGTCCCGCGGACGCGATCGGCAAAACGATGCGCATCGGCAGTGACTTCAAGGCAACTATTGTGGGCGTAGTGGAAGACTTTCACCAGACCTCGCTGCACCGGCCTATCGATCCTATTATTCTGTTTACCTCCAAAACGGAATACCTGTTCCTCAATGCCAGAGTTGACATAAGCCAGAAGCAAGAGGCGATTGCTCACCTGGAGAAAGTATGGAATATGGCTTACCCGGATGATGTGTTCAGCTATGAGTTTCTGGATGAAACAGTCGCCAACTTTTACCAGGAAGAGGCGCGCCAAAGCAAGCTGTTCAAGGTCTTCTCCTTCATCGCCATACTTATAGGCTGCATTGGCCTGTACGGCCTGGTGGCCTTTATGGCGACGCAGCGCACCAAAGAGGTGGGCATCCGCAAGGTGATGGGCGCCTCCGTGTTCAGCATCGCCTCCCTGTTTTCCAAAGAGTTCATCAAACTGGTGCTCATAGCGTTTATACTTGCTGCGCCGATCGCCTACTACATCTTCAGCCTGTGGCTCGAGGACTTTACCTACCGCATTAGTATTGGCTACTGGCCGTTTCTACTGGCCGGGGTAGCTACACTCCTGATCGCGCTGCTGACCATGAGCACCAAAGCCATACAGGCGGCGCTGGCTAACCC
- a CDS encoding OsmC family protein, translated as MSLEEKEGFITVYTDSSSPLVAHISAGVDKMVIDESGVAEGIKEGADPYDYILAALGSCTVITLHMYAQRKGWPLERAEVSLRHERVHAVDCAQCGEKEAKLNRVTKHLRLTGNLTEEQRQRLRVISTKCPVQKTLEAGIFVETHLKEE; from the coding sequence ATGAGCTTAGAGGAAAAAGAGGGTTTCATCACGGTGTATACCGACAGCAGCTCCCCCCTGGTGGCCCACATCAGCGCCGGCGTAGACAAGATGGTAATCGACGAGTCCGGCGTGGCCGAGGGTATAAAAGAGGGCGCAGACCCATATGATTACATATTAGCCGCCCTCGGGTCGTGCACCGTTATTACCCTGCACATGTATGCGCAGCGAAAGGGCTGGCCGCTGGAACGGGCAGAAGTGAGCCTGCGGCACGAGCGCGTCCACGCTGTGGACTGTGCCCAGTGCGGGGAGAAGGAGGCAAAACTTAACCGCGTTACCAAGCACCTACGGCTCACAGGCAACCTTACCGAGGAGCAACGCCAACGGCTGAGAGTGATCTCCACCAAGTGCCCTGTACAGAAAACGTTGGAAGCTGGGATATTTGTGGAAACACATTTAAAAGAAGAGTAA
- a CDS encoding sensor histidine kinase — MSYRHYKLQLLLRVLLLAASVFAFARIDFSEEYRGTLLGLGLFIFLQIGLLMHYMERTNRLFLRFLNSIKYDDFTEQFHVGPAGKTQRELAQKLNEVMAKFREVRAEKEAHLQYFEVIVQHIGIGIITYKPDGSILLLNNAAKKLLQVGQLRRVQELQQVSPELALGLQQLESGDKVLVPVRQEGEQAHLSVHVIELSLLGDRVRLASLQNIQMELEEKEMEAWSKLIRVLTHEIMNSVTPISSLSASACEEIHTFTDTEAEEITLLREELLDIGQCLQTISRRSEGLIRFVNEFRNLTTISVPQMSRFDVGELLQEIKLLLREQLARQQVQLVVQAPRENMLLSADRSMVEQVLINLVKNATEAVHEQPDGQIALRASLDGRSRITISVSDNGPGMTEEAMAKIFIPFYSTKKTGSGIGLSLSRQMMRLHKGTISVQSELGQGTTFVLRF, encoded by the coding sequence ATGAGCTATAGGCACTACAAGTTACAGCTACTGTTGCGCGTGCTGCTGCTGGCAGCATCAGTCTTTGCCTTTGCCCGGATAGATTTCAGTGAGGAGTACCGCGGCACGCTGTTGGGGCTGGGGCTCTTTATCTTTTTGCAGATAGGGCTGTTGATGCACTACATGGAGCGGACCAACAGGCTTTTTCTCCGTTTTCTCAATTCCATCAAGTATGATGACTTCACCGAGCAATTTCATGTGGGGCCCGCGGGGAAAACGCAAAGGGAGCTGGCGCAAAAGCTAAACGAGGTGATGGCGAAGTTCCGGGAAGTGCGGGCCGAGAAGGAGGCGCACCTGCAATACTTCGAGGTGATTGTGCAGCACATAGGCATCGGCATCATCACCTACAAACCCGACGGAAGTATCCTTTTGCTCAACAATGCCGCCAAAAAGCTATTACAGGTGGGGCAGTTGCGGCGGGTGCAGGAGCTACAGCAGGTCAGTCCGGAGCTGGCGCTGGGACTGCAGCAACTCGAGAGCGGCGACAAGGTACTGGTGCCTGTGCGGCAGGAGGGCGAGCAGGCCCACCTGTCGGTGCACGTCATAGAGCTGTCGTTGCTGGGGGATAGGGTGCGCCTGGCCTCGCTGCAAAACATACAGATGGAGCTGGAGGAAAAGGAGATGGAGGCCTGGAGCAAGCTGATCCGCGTGCTGACGCATGAGATCATGAACTCCGTGACGCCTATCTCGTCGCTTTCGGCCAGCGCCTGCGAGGAGATCCATACGTTTACCGATACGGAGGCCGAGGAGATAACCCTGCTGCGCGAGGAGCTCCTGGATATCGGCCAATGCCTGCAAACCATCAGCCGCCGCTCCGAGGGACTTATCCGTTTTGTGAATGAGTTTCGTAACCTGACTACCATCTCGGTGCCGCAGATGTCGCGGTTTGATGTGGGGGAACTGTTGCAGGAGATAAAGCTGTTGCTGCGCGAGCAGTTGGCACGGCAGCAGGTTCAGCTGGTGGTGCAGGCCCCGCGCGAAAACATGCTCCTCTCCGCCGACAGAAGTATGGTGGAGCAGGTGCTCATCAATCTGGTGAAAAACGCCACCGAAGCCGTGCATGAGCAGCCGGATGGGCAAATAGCGTTGCGCGCCTCCCTGGACGGGCGCAGCCGCATCACCATCTCTGTGTCAGACAACGGGCCGGGCATGACGGAAGAGGCCATGGCTAAGATCTTCATCCCGTTCTACAGCACCAAAAAAACCGGATCGGGCATCGGCCTCAGCCTCTCACGCCAGATGATGCGCCTGCACAAGGGCACTATTTCGGTCCAGTCCGAACTGGGGCAGGGGACCACCTTTGTGCTGCGGTTTTAA